The sequence below is a genomic window from Persephonella sp..
TGCTTCTTTCAGAATTTCCTATAGGACACAAACCTTCAAAATTTACATTTCCTATAAGAAATCGGATAATCGCAGGACTTTCTCTCGCAACAATTGTGATCGAAGCATCGGAAAAATCTGGCTCATTGATAACAGCCCGTTATGCAAATGAATACGGAAGGATAGTTTTCTCAGTGCCTTCAAACATTACAAATCCCTACGGAAAAGGAACAAACAATCTTATAAAAGAAGGTGCTGTTCCTTTAACAGATATTCAAGACATTTACGAAACAGTTCCTTATCTAAAGAAAAACAATGTGTCCACTGAATATGAATTATCCAGTATAGAAACTGTTATTTTAAAACTATCATCTTCGCCAATACATATTGATATGTTATCTGAAAAATCTGGTATAAAGGTAGATGAACTGCTGCTAATACTTTTTGATATGGAGATGAAGGGCATTATAAGCATAGACAACGGTATGGTTTTAAGAAATATATAGGGGCAGGAACACCCCTACTATTCGTAAAGAAATCTGTTTTTCGGCTCTTCCCCTTCTTTGACTTCTTTAAGGGATACTTTTGCCCTTCCCTGCTCATCAATGTCTATTACTTTAACAGTCAGTATATCACCAACTTTTATTTTGTCTTTGGCAGATTTTATTCTGTAAGGGGCTATCTGTGAGACATGTAATAACGAAAGCTTTCCGGGGAGAAGTTCAACAAATGCCCCGTAATCTTCAACCCTTGTTACTTTACCCATATATACCTCGCCAAGCTCAATATCCATAATCAGCTCTTCTATCATCTGTTTTGCTTTTTCGCCGCTTTCCCCGTCAACAGCGTATATTCTAACAAGTCCGTCAGGCTGGAGATCAATCTTAACTCCGGTCTCCTCAATTATTTTTTTGATGTTTTTACCTGAAGGTCCAATAATGACAGGGATTTTTTCAGGAAGAACCCTCATTGTTATTATCTTAGGTGCGTGTGGAGAAAGTTCAGGCTTAGGCTGAGGTATAGCCTGATACATAAGATCAAGAATGTAAAGTCTCGCCTTTTTAGCCTGCTGTAGAGCGTCCTGAAGTATCTCCTTTGTAAGACCTTTTATTTTGATGTCCATCTGGATAGATGTTACTCCGTCTCTTGTTCCTGCAACCTTAAAATCCATATCTCCAAGGTGATCCTCATCCCCAAGAATGTCCGTTAGAATTACATATTCATCTCCCTCTTTCAAAAGCCCCATCGCAATTCCTGCAACATGCTTTTTCATAGGAACGCCTGCGTCAAAAAGGGAGAGAGATGCTCCGCACACTGTCGCCATAGATGTTGAACCGTTTGATTCAAGGATTTCAGAGACAACCCTTATCACATACGGAAACTCTTCTTCTGGAGGGATTAAAGGTTCTATAGCTCTTTCAGCAAGGTTTCCGTGTCCTATCTCCCTTCTTGAAGGTGCCCTTGGAGGTCTTGCCTCTCCAACGCTGAACGGAGGGAAGTTATAATGAAGCATAAATCTTTTTTTGACTTCGTCCTCTTCTATACTTTCCTCTATCTGCTCTTCTCCTGGAGCTCCAAGAGTTGTCGCAACAAATGCCTGTGTCTGCCCTCTTGTGAATATGGCTGATCCATGAATTCTTGGGAACAATCCTGTTCTTATCCATATAGGTCTTATTTCATCTGGTTTTCTGCCGTCAATTCTTACTTTTTCTTTCAGGACTTTCTCCCTCATTACAGAGGAAACGATATCCTTGTAGATCGTTTCAACTTTTTTCTCTTTTTCTTCAGGAATTTCTATCTGGGAAATAGCCTCTTCATATATTTCTGAAAGTTTCTTTCTTCTTTCTTTTTTATCAAGAATATTTAGGGCATGTTCTACTTTTTCTTTTACAAGAGCTTCAAGTTCTGCCTTTATTTTCTGTTCTATCTCGTCAGTTTCAACGACTATTTTTTCCTTTTCTCCAGTTTTTATCCTGAGTTTTTCCTGTATCTCAATAAGTTTTTTTATCTCGTCATGGGCAAACATAATAGCATCAAGGATTATTTCCTCTGATACCTCTTCGCTTCCTCCTTCGACCATTACAATGGCATCTTTTGATCCTGCAACAACTATGTCTATATCTGACTGGTTTCTTTGCTGGTATGTTGGATTAACAATAAACTGACCATCAACCCTTGCCACTCTCACACCTGCGATTGGACCCTCAAACGGTGCTTCCGATATATGAAGTGCGGCAGAAGCACCCACAATAGCAAGAACATCAGGATCAAATTTATCATCTGCAGAAAGAGTCATCGCTGTAATAACAACATCATTGAAAAAACCCTTAGGGAACATAGGTCTGATGGGTCTATCAATAAGCCTTGATACAAGGATTTCTCTTACAGAAGGTTTACCTTCCCTTTTGACAAATCCTCCTGGTATTTTGCCGTAGGCGTATGTTTTTTCCCTGTATTCAACAGTAAGAGGGAAAAAATCTATATCAGTCTGTGCCTCTTCAGAAACAACAGCCGTAACCAGGACAGCTGTCTCCCCCTGCCTTACAATTACGGCACCGCTTGCCTGTTTTGCAAAGTAATCTGTTTCAATTGATAATGGGACGCCGTTAACTGTTGTTTCAACTTTTTTTACATTAATTTCACCGACTTCTCCCATTATCTCTCTCCGGTAGTTTCTCTTATTCCAAGCTCCTGAATAATCTGTTGGTATCTTTCAGGGTTTTTCCTTTTGAGATAGTTAAGAAGCTTTCTTCTTTTATTAACCATTCCTATAAGACCTCTCCTTGAGTGGAGATCCTTTTTGTTTGCTTTGATATGTTCTGTCAGGTTTTTTATCCTTTCTGTAAGGATTGCTATCTGAACCTCCGGAGAACCTGTATCCCCTTCAAACCTTCCAAACTTTTTTATCAACTCCTGCTTTCTCTCTTGAGTTATTGACATTAACGAAAACCTCCTGCTCACAGATTTTTAACAAAATAGAATTATAACACAAAATTTTACATCGGTTCAGTATGTGGTAAACACGGTGATATTGCTATCTAAAGATAACTAAAACATTGTAAAATAGGGAATATGAGACAGAGGGGGAGATAAAGGAAATACCAAGGGAATATAAGATGTCCCGAATGTGGTTCAAATCGGTGCTTGGAAAAAACACAGGTAAACAAAGATATAAGTGCAACGAATGTGAAAAACATTTTTATAAAGGTGCAAAATACCATAAACATACAGAAAAGGTTAAATTAATTGCTTTAAAAATGTATAGCGAAGGAATGAGTAAATCAGTCATAGCACAAGTTTTAAATCTACCTTATGGAACAGTTTCCAGATGAACTTATGAAGCAGGGAGGTTCTTAGACCAGTATTTAGAGAAAAAATGGAAAAGATTAGCTAACAGGATAGATGTAGATGAAATAGCAATAGATGAGATGAGCATAGAAGGAAACCCAGTATGGATATGGACAGCGTGTATAAAGAAAAGAGATAAGATAAGAAGTATTATGTATATGAAGTTGGAAATAGAAACGGAGAAACTTTTTTAAAATCTACCGGC
It includes:
- a CDS encoding polyribonucleotide nucleotidyltransferase → MGEVGEINVKKVETTVNGVPLSIETDYFAKQASGAVIVRQGETAVLVTAVVSEEAQTDIDFFPLTVEYREKTYAYGKIPGGFVKREGKPSVREILVSRLIDRPIRPMFPKGFFNDVVITAMTLSADDKFDPDVLAIVGASAALHISEAPFEGPIAGVRVARVDGQFIVNPTYQQRNQSDIDIVVAGSKDAIVMVEGGSEEVSEEIILDAIMFAHDEIKKLIEIQEKLRIKTGEKEKIVVETDEIEQKIKAELEALVKEKVEHALNILDKKERRKKLSEIYEEAISQIEIPEEKEKKVETIYKDIVSSVMREKVLKEKVRIDGRKPDEIRPIWIRTGLFPRIHGSAIFTRGQTQAFVATTLGAPGEEQIEESIEEDEVKKRFMLHYNFPPFSVGEARPPRAPSRREIGHGNLAERAIEPLIPPEEEFPYVIRVVSEILESNGSTSMATVCGASLSLFDAGVPMKKHVAGIAMGLLKEGDEYVILTDILGDEDHLGDMDFKVAGTRDGVTSIQMDIKIKGLTKEILQDALQQAKKARLYILDLMYQAIPQPKPELSPHAPKIITMRVLPEKIPVIIGPSGKNIKKIIEETGVKIDLQPDGLVRIYAVDGESGEKAKQMIEELIMDIELGEVYMGKVTRVEDYGAFVELLPGKLSLLHVSQIAPYRIKSAKDKIKVGDILTVKVIDIDEQGRAKVSLKEVKEGEEPKNRFLYE
- the rpsO gene encoding 30S ribosomal protein S15, which gives rise to MSITQERKQELIKKFGRFEGDTGSPEVQIAILTERIKNLTEHIKANKKDLHSRRGLIGMVNKRRKLLNYLKRKNPERYQQIIQELGIRETTGER
- a CDS encoding helix-turn-helix domain-containing protein produces the protein MSRMWFKSVLGKNTGKQRYKCNECEKHFYKGAKYHKHTEKVKLIALKMYSEGMSKSVIAQVLNLPYGTVSR